One Actinospica robiniae DSM 44927 genomic region harbors:
- a CDS encoding class I SAM-dependent methyltransferase: MTQTVPDLFDRLADRYDQVVPFFAEFARQTMDRVDVPAGTRLLDIGSGRGAIAAQAWSRGCMVTAVDAAPRMVQLLSAEHPRIDARLMDVRRLDLPSGGYDLVTGGFMIHLVSDRPRVLAESRRVLRPGGRVALTTPGPCEDEGRWDGWNKLVGDYAKRAVRPLPWHSADVAPDLREAGFTDVRSIALEVHLPIATPRMGWDFHMSHGFAATVEALEPRDAAEFRGRALAELDRMQEAGGIVLDRGAVLHLATAPIEAATPAG, translated from the coding sequence GTGACTCAGACGGTGCCAGACCTCTTCGATCGTCTCGCCGACCGCTACGACCAGGTCGTGCCGTTCTTCGCCGAGTTCGCCCGGCAGACGATGGACCGGGTGGACGTGCCGGCCGGGACCCGGCTGCTGGACATCGGCAGCGGCCGCGGCGCGATCGCGGCGCAGGCCTGGTCACGCGGCTGCATGGTGACCGCCGTGGACGCGGCGCCGCGGATGGTGCAGCTGCTGAGCGCCGAGCATCCCCGGATCGACGCGCGGTTGATGGACGTGCGCCGGCTCGACCTTCCGTCGGGCGGATACGACCTGGTCACCGGCGGTTTCATGATCCATCTGGTGTCCGACCGGCCGCGGGTGCTGGCCGAGTCGCGCCGGGTGCTACGGCCGGGCGGCCGAGTCGCGCTGACCACGCCGGGTCCGTGCGAGGACGAAGGACGCTGGGACGGCTGGAACAAGCTCGTCGGCGACTACGCCAAGCGGGCTGTTCGGCCGCTGCCCTGGCACAGTGCCGATGTCGCGCCCGATCTGCGCGAGGCCGGCTTCACGGACGTCCGCTCGATCGCCCTCGAGGTCCACCTGCCGATCGCCACGCCGCGGATGGGCTGGGACTTCCATATGTCGCACGGTTTCGCGGCCACCGTCGAGGCGCTCGAACCGCGGGACGCGGCCGAGTTCCGCGGCCGTGCGCTGGCCGAACTGGACCGGATGCAGGAGGCCGGCGGCATCGTCCTCGACCGCGGCGCGGTGCTCCACCTCGCCACCGCGCCGATCGAGGCCGCCACACCGGCCGGCTGA